The proteins below come from a single Papaver somniferum cultivar HN1 chromosome 11, ASM357369v1, whole genome shotgun sequence genomic window:
- the LOC113324246 gene encoding uncharacterized protein LOC113324246 gives MVKRVVERAWKLKGNFMLTIHGESAFIFYFVDDEDRSTALEHGYLYISNQLFLVQPWHPDIESEIAELKSVPIWINLRKVPLHFWDSDGLSSIASYLGRPVRMDNQTLNRSRISYARVCVEVDVMFDYQASIPVVVDDSKRFNVYVEYSWKPPKCMHCHVFGHNRNGCSKLKMEKAAAVIAAIDKKKQQVKEVYPNIEDEVEVTDITDSYSISNMNDDENHVPIENLEKNVSLQTSNMFEGLQIRSTDPKKVSRVKKPHIPSLKDV, from the exons ATGGTTAAAAGAGTTGTAGAACGTGCTTGGAAGCTTAAAGGTAATTTTATGCTCACTATTCATGGTGAATCtgcgtttattttttattttgtggaTGATGAGGATAGATCTACTGCTCTTGAGCATGGATATTTATATATTTCAAACCAATTGTTCCTAGTGCAACCTTGGCATCCAGATATTGAAAGTGAAATTGCTGAATTGAAATCGGTTCCGATTTGGATAAATCTTAGAAAAGTTCCTTTGCATTTCTGGGATTCAGATGGATTGAGTAGTATTGCTAGTTATTTGGGAAGGCCTGTTAGGATGGATAATCAAACTTTGAATAGATCTAGAATAAGTTATGCTCGTGTTTGTGTTGAAGTTGATGTTATGTTTGATTACCAAGCCTCTATTCCGGTAGTGGTTGATGATAGTAAGAGATTTAATGTGTATGTTGAGTATTCATGGAAACCCCCTAAGTGTATGCATTGTCATGTGTTTggtcataatcgtaatggttgtTCTAAGCTCAAAATGGAGAAGGCTGCAGCTGTTATAGCTGCAATAGATAAGAAGAAGCAACAAGTTAAGGAAGT ATACCCCAATATAGAGGATGAGGTGGAGGTTACTGATATTACTGATTCATATTCTATTTCTAATATGAATGATGATGAGAATCATGTCCCAATTGAGAATTTAGAGAAGAATGTTTCTTTACAAACTAGTAATATGTTTGAG GGATTGCAGATAAGATCTACTGACCCTAAAAAAGTCAGTAGAGTGAAGAAACCCCATATTCCTTCTCTTAAAGATGTTTAA